A genome region from Dreissena polymorpha isolate Duluth1 chromosome 16, UMN_Dpol_1.0, whole genome shotgun sequence includes the following:
- the LOC127861709 gene encoding uncharacterized protein LOC127861709, with the protein MCGQTARQQRTDVMSGETVEDPSQEQTHSTGDLLAADMLDTNTLRSGTDAQEVFDDEDPLLALLRTQNDPEANTDLPHSTTAHKGDESPRKPRISWPKTSDKKAWKDLDDDLHAILETSLQGAVERKLVALTNLVYTVGKERFGLTIQKTTKKPVQMNRRQRQIKGIRSVLKVLRRRYRHAKEEEKPGLKQLRDSQREQLLNLCKAEQLREKRRKKAKRRAEFIANPFKFSNKLLDKEKSGKLESSMEEITQFLTETHSDDIRDVPLGNCQRIEPVPEPTTPLDTKEPTLKEVSEVVQKARAGSAPGPNGIPYKVYKMCPKLLRRLWNLLKVVWRKGKVPDCWQQAEGIFTPKEKDSKTVTQFRTISLLNVEGKIFFAVLAKRMTKYLTSNQYIDTSVQKGGVPGFSGCVEHTSALSQIIREAKVNQKDLTVVWLDLANAYGSIPHKLIEIALKHYHIPDHVQQIINGYFSNIQLRFAVGEQSTPWIRLEKGIVTGCTISVVLFVMGMNLIINAAKRETRGPKTTSGIYLPSNRGFMDDLTVTATTHVQARWVLRALDETVTWARMKLKPKKSRSLVIKKGKVTQKFTLQVQSEDIPSIVDNPIKCLGKWYDASLNDTSSTNHTKNQLQEGLKQIDQTSLPGKFKTWLYQHGLLPRLMWPLMLYEIAVSTVEGFERTINRYLRRWLGVPPSFTSIGLYGRTNQLQLPISSVVEEYKVAKARMVVTLKESSDDLIRMAGIETRTGRKWLASQAVSQAESILRHKDIVGTATEGRQGLGMIKPQRWSRADKRERSQMVQKEIRVSEEESRRARSVEMGGQCAWNKWTKTERKLTWADIWQYEPLRLKFLLRSVYDLLPSPTNLHRWGLVEDPSCSLCNKPGTME; encoded by the coding sequence ATGTGTGGGCAGACAGCACGACAGCAGCGCACAGATGTAATGTCTGGTGAGACGGTGGAGGATCCTAGTCAGGAACAAACCCACAGTACTGGGGACCTCTTAGCGGCTGACATGCTGGATACAAACACATTGCGATCGGGAACGGATGCTCAAGAAGTCTTCGATGATGAAGACCCACTACTGGCGTTACTGAGAACACAGAATGACCCAGAGGCAAACACCGACTTACCACACTCCACAACAGCTCACAAGGGTGATGAATCTCCGAGGAAGCCAAGAATATCCTGGCCGAAAACATCAGACAAGAAAGCATGGAAAGACCTGGACGATGACCTTCATGCAATACTGGAGACATCACTCCAAGGAGCAGTAGAGAGAAAGCTGGTTGCTTTAACCAACCTTGTCTACACAGTTGGGAAAGAAAGATTCGGTCTGACTATCCAGAAAACCACCAAGAAACCTGTACAGATGAATAGAAGGCAACGACAGATAAAGGGCATCAGGAGTGTTCTGAAGGTTTTGCGAAGGAGATATAGGCATGCCAAGGAAGAAGAAAAGCCAGGGCTGAAGCAGTTAAGAGACAGCCAGAGGGAACAACTTTTAAACCTATGCAAGGCAGAACAACTTCGTGAGAAAAGAAGGAAAAAGGCCAAACGTCGTGCTGAGTTCATTGCAAATCCATTCAAGTTCTCTAATAAACTGCTAGACAAAGAGAAATCGGGCAAGCTAGAGAGCAGCATGGAAGAAATTACACAGTTCCTAACTGAAACGCACTCTGATGATATCCGAGACGTACCGTTAGGCAACTGCCAGAGAATAGAACCAGTACCAGAACCCACAACACCTCTAGACACCAAGGAACCTACACTGAAAGAGGTTTCAGAAGTAGTTCAAAAGGCAAGAGCAGGGTCGGCCCCAGGACCAAATGGTATCCCTTACAAGGTGTATAAGATGTGCCCTAAACTTCTTCGACGCTTATGGAATCTTCTGAAAGTGGTTTGGAGGAAAGGTAAAGTTCCAGATTGTTGGCAACAGGCAGAAGGAATATTTACACCAAAGGAAAAGGATTCGAAGACCGTCACCCAATTCAGAACCATTTCCTTACTGAACGTTGAGGGGAAAATCTTCTTTGCTGTGCTGGCCAAGAGAATGACGAAGTATCTGACATCAAACCAATACATTGATACCTCAGTGCAAAAGGGAGGCGTCCCAGGGTTCTCTGGATGTGTGGAACATACAAGCGCCCTCAGCCAGATCATCAGGGAAGCAAAGGTTAACCAAAAAGACCTCACTGTTGTCTGGCTTGACCTTGCCAATGCGTATGGCTCCATACCACACAAGCTAATTGAGATCGCACTGAAGCACTACCACATCCCAGACCATGTGCAACAGATTATCAATGGATACTTCAGTAACATACAACTACGGTTTGCTGTAGGAGAACAGTCAACACCTTGGATAAGGCTCGAGAAAGGAATAGTAACAGGCTGCACTATTTCAGTCGTGTTATTCGTGATGGGAATGAACTTAATTATCAATGCTGCAAAGAGGGAAACCAGAGGACCAAAGACAACCTCCGGGATATACCTCCCATCCAATAGAGGTTTTATGGATGACCTCACCGTAACTGCAACGACACACGTGCAAGCTCGTTGGGTTCTTAGAGCATTGGATGAGACAGTGACTTGGGCAAGAATGAAGTTAAAACCAAAGAAATCGAGGAGCTTGGTAATCAAGAAGGGAAAGGTTACTCAAAAGTTCACCCTCCAGGTACAGAGCGAAGACATACCATCCATAGTAGACAATCCTATCAAATGCCTAGGAAAATGGTACGATGCCAGCCTTAACGACACAAGCAGCACAAACCACACCAAGAACCAACTCCAAGAAGGTCTGAAGCAGATAGACCAGACATCACTTCCTGGGAAATTCAAGACATGGTTATACCAACATGGATTGTTACCAAGACTCATGTGGCCTCTAATGCTGTATGAGATAGCAGTTTCTACTGTGGAAGGCTTTGAAAGAACCATCAACCGATACCTCCGTAGATGGCTAGGGGTCCCACCAAGTTTCACCAGCATCGGACTGTATGGGAGGACCAACCAGCTCCAACTCCCAATATCATCAGTTGTTGAGGAGTACAAAGTTGCTAAGGCCAGGATGGTGGTGACACTGAAAGAATCTTCTGATGATCTGATCAGGATGGCAGGCATAGAGACTAGAACCGGAAGGAAGTGGTTGGCAAGCCAGGCGGTGTCCCAAGCTGAAAGTATACTGAGACACAAAGACATCGTCGGAACTGCTACGGAGGGCAGACAAGGGCTTGGTATGATAAAACCACAGCGATGGAGTAGGGCAGATAAAAGGGAGAGGAGTCAGATGGTGCAGAAGGAAATCAGGGTGAGCGAAGAGGAGAGCAGAAGAGCCCGTTCAGTTGAAATGGGTGGACAATGTGCCTGGAATAAATGGACAAAAACAGAGAGGAAGTTGACTTGGGCAGACATCTGGCAGTATGAGCCGCTAAGACTCAAATTCCTGTTAAGGTCAGTTTACGACCTGCTGCCATCCCCAACCAACCTCCACAGATGGGGTCTAGTGGAAGACCCAAGTTGTAGTCTTTGTAACAAGCCAGGCACCATGGAATAA
- the LOC127861708 gene encoding uncharacterized protein LOC127861708, with the protein MQSLGKWYDASLNDTSSTNRTKNQLQEGLKQIDQTSLPGKFKTWLYQHGLLPRLMWPLMLYEIAVSTVEGFERTINRYLRRWLGVPPSFTSIGLYGRTNQLQLPISSVVEEYKVAKARMVVTLKESSDDLIRMAGIETRTGRKWSASQAVSQAESILRHKDIVGTTTEGRQGLGMIKPQRWSRADKRERSQMVQKEIRASEEESRRARSVEMGGQCAWNKWTTTERKLTWADIWQYEPLRLKFLLRSVYDLLPSPTNLHRWGLVEDPSCSLCNKPGTMEHILSSCQTSLTQGRYKWRHDAVLRELADVLERERRKKRTAKKTASTKINFVKAGETTTKQAPRNTSILDESDQWEMKVDLGKKLVFPEIVQTTLRPDIVIWSTKHKKLVTIELTVPWESRCDMAYERKKTKYTDLLDQCSSRGWKTWLFPIEIGARGFPAQSLWRMLSALGIRGGERKRAVGRLGQAAERASSWLWIEREEKSWQLTTDP; encoded by the coding sequence ATGCAAAGCCTAGGAAAATGGTACGATGCCAGCCTTAACGACACAAGCAGCACAAACCGCACCAAGAACCAACTCCAAGAAGGTCTGAAGCAGATAGACCAGACATCACTTCCTGGGAAATTCAAGACATGGTTATACCAACATGGATTGTTACCAAGACTCATGTGGCCTCTAATGCTGTATGAGATAGCAGTTTCTACTGTGGAAGGCTTTGAAAGAACCATCAACCGATACCTCCGTAGATGGCTAGGGGTCCCACCAAGTTTCACCAGCATCGGACTGTATGGGAGGACCAACCAGCTCCAACTCCCAATATCATCAGTTGTTGAGGAGTACAAAGTTGCTAAGGCCAGGATGGTGGTGACACTGAAAGAATCTTCTGATGATCTGATCAGGATGGCAGGCATAGAGACTAGAACCGGAAGGAAGTGGTCGGCAAGCCAGGCGGTGTCCCAAGCTGAAAGTATACTGAGACACAAAGACATCGTCGGAACTACTACGGAGGGCAGACAAGGGCTTGGTATGATAAAACCACAGCGATGGAGTAGGGCAGATAAAAGGGAGAGGAGTCAGATGGTGCAGAAGGAAATCAGGGCGAGCGAAGAGGAGAGCAGAAGAGCCCGTTCAGTTGAAATGGGTGGACAATGTGCCTGGAATAAATGGACAACAACAGAGAGGAAGTTGACTTGGGCAGACATCTGGCAGTATGAGCCGCTAAGACTCAAATTCCTGTTAAGGTCAGTTTACGACCTGCTGCCATCCCCAACCAACCTCCACAGATGGGGTCTAGTGGAAGACCCAAGTTGTAGTCTTTGTAACAAGCCAGGCACCATGGAACACATCCTGTCATCATGTCAGACTTCGCTGACACAGGGCCGCTACAAATGGAGACATGATGCTGTCCTTAGGGAGCTAGCAGATGTACTTGAGCGCGAGAGAAGGAAGAAAAGAACAGCAAAGAAAACAGCATCTACAAAGATCAACTTTGTCAAGGCAGGGGAAACAACCACAAAGCAAGCTCCTAGAAACACGTCGATCTTAGATGAATCAGACCAATGGGAGATGAAAGTTGACTTAGGGAAGAAGCTGGTCTTTCCCGAGATTGTCCAAACTACACTGAGGCCTGACATAGTGATATGGTCCACCAAACACAAGAAGCTGGTGACCATTGAACTCACCGTCCCATGGGAATCAAGGTGCGACATGGCATATGAGCGGAAGAAAACCAAATACACTGATCTCTTAGACCAGTGCAGTTCCCgcggttggaaaacatggctgttcCCGATCGAAATTGGCGCCAGAGGCTTTCCCGCACAATCACTGTGGAGGATGCTAAGTGCCCTAGGAATCAGGGGAGGAGAGAGAAAGAGAGCTGTTGGGAGACTAGGTCAAGCAGCAGAGAGAGCGTCCAGTTGGCTATGGATTGAGAGGGAGGAGAAGAGCTGGCAGCTAACCACTGACCCGTAG